The window GGTCGATACGCACAGCGACGTGCTGCTGGCGCTGGTCGACGACGCGCTGCACGCGGCCGGGATGACTCCGGCCGACCTCGACGGCGTCGCCGTCGGCGCCGGTCCGGGCTCGTTCACCGGTCTGCGCATCGGCATGGCCACCGCCAAGGGGCTGTGCTTCGCACTCGGCGTGCCGCTGTGGACCGTGTCGTCGCTCGCGGCGTTGGCGCGCGACGCCGGACCGCATCCGGGGCGGACGGTCATTGCCGCGCTCGACGCCAAGAAGTCCGAGGTGTTCGCCGCGGCGTATGCGGTGGGCGATGACCGCGTGCCGCACGCGCTGTCGGATGAGGTGGTGTGCCGCCCGCGCGGCCTGGCTGCCGCGCTCGGGAACCCGGCGGCGCCGGTCGTCGTCGGCACCGCGGTTGCGGCCTATCCGGATGCGTTCGCGGGCTGGGATGCGCGTGTCGCGCCGGCCGCGCGGGCCACTCCGTCGGCGGAATCCGTTGGAATGCTCGCACTTTGCGGCGCGACCGCGGCGGACCTCGCGACGGCCGTGCCGCACTACGTGCGCCTGTCGGACGCGGAGATCAACCGTCGCGATCGGATCCCCTGATCGGCCCGCGGTTGTGTCATGATGGAGGCGTCGGGACGAGGCGGCGTGGCCGCTCCCCCGCGCCTCACTAGATTCGCTTCGCGTCACGACGAGGGCTCACGCCCAGCTGGAGGTCACGTGCAAGCTAGCAACTTTGGCGAGACGAAGCAGGAACTGATGGCGCGACTCGAGGC of the Deltaproteobacteria bacterium genome contains:
- the tsaB gene encoding tRNA (adenosine(37)-N6)-threonylcarbamoyltransferase complex dimerization subunit type 1 TsaB, whose translation is MKLLAIDTSTWTTSVAVVCPAGVVVQRERAVDTHSDVLLALVDDALHAAGMTPADLDGVAVGAGPGSFTGLRIGMATAKGLCFALGVPLWTVSSLAALARDAGPHPGRTVIAALDAKKSEVFAAAYAVGDDRVPHALSDEVVCRPRGLAAALGNPAAPVVVGTAVAAYPDAFAGWDARVAPAARATPSAESVGMLALCGATAADLATAVPHYVRLSDAEINRRDRIP
- a CDS encoding DUF465 domain-containing protein, which produces MMEASGRGGVAAPPRLTRFASRHDEGSRPAGGHVQASNFGETKQELMARLEAEHRALKARVQELESHLSLSPSEQLELARLKKLKLQTKDQLYALRRN